Proteins encoded within one genomic window of Gambusia affinis linkage group LG09, SWU_Gaff_1.0, whole genome shotgun sequence:
- the rbm22 gene encoding pre-mRNA-splicing factor RBM22 has translation MATSLGSNTYNRQNWEDADFPILCQTCLGENPYIRMTKEKYGKECKICARPFTVFRWCPGTRMRFKKTEVCQTCSKMKNVCQTCLLDLEYGLPIQVRDTGLTVKDEIPRSDVNKEYYTQNMEREIANSDGTRPVGQLGKAPSSSDMLLKLARTTPYYKRNRPHICSFWVKGECKRGEECPYRHEKPTDPDDPLADQNIKDRYYGINDPVADKLLKRASTMPRLDPPEDKSISTLYIGGLGDTVTDGDLKGHFYQFGEIRTITIVQRQQCAFIQFATRQAAEMAAEKSFNKLIINGRRLTVKWGRSQAARGKDGVKEGVSEMGTRLDPVPGLPGALPPPPALDEEVPANYFNLDPSSSPAIMNIALPPPPGINPPPPGYGPPMFHPMGPMAPPVPPPMTMRPPGTIHYPSQDPQRMGAHSAHGSRHTE, from the exons ATGGCGACCTCCCTAGGCTCTAACACCTACAACAGACAGAACTGGGAAGACGCG GATTTCCCAATTCTGTGCCAGACATGTTTAGGGGAAAATCCTTACATCCGtatg ACCAAGGAGAAATATGGAAAAGAATGCAAG ATCTGTGCTCGGCCCTTCACCGTGTTCAGATGGTGCCCAGGCACACGGATGCGTTTTAAGAAGACGGAGGTCTGTCAGACCTGCAGTAAAATGAAGAACGTTTGTCAGACATGCCTTCTTGACCTGGAGTATG GTTTGCCTATCCAGGTCAGAGACACTGGCCTCACTGTTAAAGACGAGATTCCCAGATCTGATGTGAACAAAGAATACTACACACAGAACATGGAGAGAGAG ATAGCCAATTCTGATGGCACCCGACCAGTAGGCCAGCTTGGTAAGGCTCCAAGCTCCAGTGATATGTTGCTCAAATTGGCCCGAACTACACCGTATTACAAGAGGAACCGGCCTCACATTTGCTCCTTCTGGGTAAAGGGGGAGTGTAAGAGAGGAGAAGAGTGTCCCTACAG GCACGAGAAGCCTACAGATCCCGATGACCCTCTGGCTGACCAGAACATTAAAGATCGTTACTACGGCATCAATGACCCAGTTGCTGACAAGTTATTGAAGCGGGCTTCAACTATGCCCCGACTGGACCCACCAGAGGACAAGTCCATTAGCACTCTTTACATAGGCGGCCTGGGAGATACAGTAACAGACGGAGATCTCAA GGGTCACTTCTACCAATTTGGAGAAATTCGCACCATTACTATAGTCCAAAGGCAGCAGTGTGCCTTCATCCAATTCGCTACTCGGCAGGCAGCAGAGATGGCTGCAGAAAAGTCCTTTAACAAACTAATCATTAACGGACGGAGGCTCACTGTCAAGTGGGGAAG GTCTCAGGCAGCCAGAGGGAAGGACGGCGTAAAGGAGGGAGTGAGTGAAATGGGAACCAGACTGGATCCTGTGCCTGGCCTACCTGGAG CACTTCCTCCACCACCAGCTCTCGATGAAGAGGTTCCAGCAAACTACTTCAACCTAGACCCAAGCTCCTCACCTGCCATCATGAACATTGCTTTACCGCCACCTCCAGGCATAAACCCCCCTCCACCAG GTTATGGCCCTCCGATGTTTCACCCCATGGGTCCCATGGCCCCACCTGTCCCCCCTCCCATGACAATGAGACCCCCTGGTACAATCCATTACCCGTCCCAGGATCCCCAGCGCATGGGTGCCCACTCGGCACACGGCTCACGCCACACCGAATAG